From the Nodularia sphaerocarpa UHCC 0038 genome, the window GAAGGATCATTAGTCCGCTTGTTAGAATTGCGTTTTGACGCTTCAACAGCCCCAGGCTTACCCGAATTAGGTGTATTTTGGCAAACATTACAGTCTGATTCCAAACCAGCCATAGCTGAATTTGTTGACCAAATTAGCAACTTTCTGATTCAGGGAAAGATTAATTCCCCGGAAGTACTAATTGCAGTTTTAGATCAAGGTCTGGCAGAATTAGGACGCTCACAAACTCCGACGATGAAAATTGTCACGAAAACAGACACTGGGCCGAGTCGTCAACGTAATGAAGATGCCTGTTACCCAGCAAGTGGCACGGTCGTGAGCAAACCACCACAGGCAACAGCTTTAGCCATTGTTTGTGACGGCATTGGCGGACATCAAGGCGGCAATGTTGCATCTAATTTAGCGATTGAAATCATTCATCAGCAGGTACAGCAATTAACAAAGGTTCCTTCTGATCACATAGAACCTTCAATACTGCTGGCTGATTTAGATAATGCAGCCGCAATTGCTAATGACAAGATTAGCCAACGCAATGACAGCGAAAATCGCCAAGCGCGTCAACGGATGGGTACAACCTTAGTGATGGCGTTGCCTATCGGCCACGAAATGTACATTACTCACGTGGGAGATAGTCGTGCCTACTGGATTACTCGCCACGGTTGTTATCAAGTTACCCTTGATGATGATGTGGCTTCTCGTGAGGTACGACTCGGCTATGCTCTGTATCGTGATGCTGTGCAACAGGGTGGTGCTGGCTCTCTGGTGCAAGCTTTAGGAATGAGTCCTAGTCACTCATTACATCCTACTTCCCAGAGGTTTATTCTGGATGAAGATGCGATCTTTTTGCTGACTTCAGATGGATTGAGTGATTTTGACCGTGTGGAAGATTTTTGGGAAACAGAAATTTTACCAATTCTTTATGGTCAAGATGATATAGTCCAGGTCGCTGACAAATTGGTGGAACTGGCTAACGTCAGAAACGGACATGATAATGTGACGTTGGCATTACTACACCATCAAGTCAAATATCGCGAACCAGAGTCAAGCCTGAAAGCAGTTATTCCAGATATTTCCTCGATTCCAGATGCAAGTTCTGTAACTAAAGGGTTACAACCAACATTATTAGAAGGTGGTCCTAATAAAAAAACGAAAATTCTCCCCGAAAATCAGCCCAGCGCCATTGCTAAACTGCCGTTAAATTTTATTGTTCCCTTGGTGCTGGTTGTCTTGGCTGGTTCACTAGGATACTTGATGATGCGATTCCAACCGCTATCAGGTATTTTACCCAAGATCACGGGAGAGCCAACTCCTACTACAACTCCAGTCAGTGAGCGATCGCTTGACAACCTCGCTCCGGGGTGGGTAATTCAAAGCAAAGGTGAAATACCTTTGAATAATCAGAAAATATTACCTGGCAGTTTTTTGCAAGTGATTAAGGTGGAACCAATTCCCCAGCCTGGTACTGGAGACTTATTAGTACATCTGCGACTCTGTTCTCTAAGCACGACAAATTCACTCCCCACTGAATCTGTTACCACAGAAGAAAGACAAATAAAATTGTCTCAACTGAAAAGTTTTGGAGTTTCTGTCTTACCATCCAACTCCGTAAATCCATGCGAATCGGTCTCCAGTCCAACATCAGCACCCAATAATCCGATTTCAACTGAGCCAGATACTCGATAAACTGGCAAAAATCTGGAATAATACAGGTAATAACCACATAAAAAAACACGAAAAAAGTTGTTATTGGAAATTATTGGTTCTCACCTTTTACTAGAATGAATCCATGCCATCCCTGAACTTGGCGATCGCCCGTCTCATCAACACTGGCACAGATAACTTCGCCATTTGGGTGGTTAAGGCTCCCTATCCCAGTGGTTATGTTTTACATGACTGTGTATGGCCAGATGAACTCACTCAAGTTTGGCAAGAATGGCAGCAGATGTTTGCTGGCCACAGTGGTTTAGATATTTCTCCAGGTTTAAAGCCGCAGTCAGTTAACCCACTCCCCATCAACTTAGTTTCAACCGCTTCAGGACAGACAGCTGGTTACAGTAGTCGTCTGATGCAACACTTGGGGATTAATCTCTGGCGCTGGATCTTCGATGGACCGATTCTTGGTAGTCTCGAACGCAGTCGGGGTATAGCTATGGGGGGGTATACACGTTTACGTTTTCGATTAGAAATTCGTGATCCGGATCTGATTGCCTTACCTTGGGAAATTATGCAGAGCCAACCAGGGCAATCAGCAATGTCTCTCTCGCCAGATTTGCTCTTTAGTCGCACTACCAGTGAAGTTGAACCCCTGCCGTATTTGCGAACCGATCAGGCTTTAAAGATTTTGTTGGTTTTAGGACATGATCAAAACTTGCAATTGTCCAAAGAAGCAACTATCTTAGAAAAAATTCTGGCAAGTAGCAATTCTCAGGGATATGCACCCTGTACAGTTAAGACACTTCTACAACCTACACCACAAGAGTTAATCCAAGAGTTAGAAACCGCAGCATATAATGTTTTCTTTTATGCTGGTCATGGACTACCAGGCCCAGATGGAGGATTATTTTTATTGCATCCGGGGATGACGCTGAATGGAATTGAATTGGCACAAGTATTAACCCGGAGTGGTTTGAAACTAGCGGTTTTTAATGCTTGTTGGGGCGCACAACCGGCGGCTATTAATCACCAAGCTATCCCCGCCAGCAGTATGGCAGAGGTTTTGATTCGTCATGGTGTCCCTGCGGTTTTAGGAATGCGTGACGAAATTGCTGACGAGGAAAGCCACAGTTTTATTCAAGCTTTTACTGAGGCTTTGCGATCGCGTAAGCCAATTGATGCGGCGGTTGCTGAAGCTAGGCAAGAACTGTTAACACTATATAAGTTCAACCAACTGCCTTGGACTTTACCAGTGCTTTATCTGCACCCAGATTTTGATGGTGAACTGATTAAAAGTGTGGATGAAGGAATTACCGAATTACCAGATAGTGTCATTTCTAATTTAAATTCTCCCATTCCTGTCGCTTGTTTGCGATCGCTTTCATCGGGAGGACAAACTTGGAAACTACAACCTGGAGTCACCCGCATCGGGCGTAGGAAAGATAATGATATTGTGATTCCAGAACCTTCTGTTTCTAACCGCCACGCCGAAATTTTATGCCGCACTACCCTGACTGGTACTACCACAGTCAGAACTTATTACCTGCAAGATTTGTCTACCTACGGTACAACTTGGTGTTTAGGCGCTAATGGTTGGCAACAAATCCTTCGTGAGGAAGTTCCCTTAGCATCGGGAATACAGTTGAAGTTTGGCAGTTCTAGAGGTGAAATTTGGCAGTTTGTGATTGAAGATTCTTAGTCCGTGGGGAGTCGGGAGTCGGGAGTGGGGAGTAGGAAAGTAAACGGTATTTGTTCTTTGTTTTTTTTCTTCAATAACCAATCATTAGTAGAAATTAAATTTTATTCGCTAGTCTAGCTGCAAAAACTTATTGTCAACGTGAGATGCAATTAACTGTTTTGCGGAAATCTTATTCAAGCAGTTGTAGCTGTCAATATTGGTAAATAATTCATCAAAAGGCAACAAATGATTAACAAGATTAATGGCTTAGACACTTTCAACGCCTTACCGTCGGCAGTGGAATTAGAATTATTAGAGACCATATTAGAACCAGAGGATGCTACTTATCCTTGGAATCCGGCTGATGATGAGTCTGAAGCTTATTTTAGCGAATTAGAACAACAGTTTGCTATGCAGGATTGGCTAGATGAGGAATTAACTGCCAAATCGCCAACTTTTTATGCCAAACTAGATAGCCTTTGGTCTCAGGTTTCAATTAACTCAAATGACAAATGTCAGTCAAGTCTATCTGTTGTAGATAGTCTGCAAGTGACTTTAAATTCAGCCTTTGCTCATAGTGTACCCCCAGGGTGGCTGAATGCGATCGCCTCAAAAGCTGCGGAAATTTTTGCTACTCAACAATCAATGAGCGAACAACTAGTGCAGTGTGTCCAATCTGTATTACCTGCTTGGGATGTAGATGATTTGTTTGTTTTAGCTCGTCCTTTCGCCCATCCTATGCGTAGTCGCAAATCCCTACAGGAAACTAAGATTATTAGTAAGGTCAAAAATCGAGACTGGTTAACTTTATCAGAAATTGAACA encodes:
- a CDS encoding protein phosphatase 2C domain-containing protein — encoded protein: MENDAATLYCPNEACLAPNPLNHKFCQQCATPLPKRYLWAVGDNLSMGSPGDVLGDRYLVISKSVVLDKKPGLLPQSPELENFQGIKAYLRLIPYSLNVPQVYGILPLSEGQSHKEILLLEQPPLSADPSGLQVQLCSQLNIAWRDATSMRQLNWLWQIANLWQPLKSEGVASSLIDSHLLRVEGSLVRLLELRFDASTAPGLPELGVFWQTLQSDSKPAIAEFVDQISNFLIQGKINSPEVLIAVLDQGLAELGRSQTPTMKIVTKTDTGPSRQRNEDACYPASGTVVSKPPQATALAIVCDGIGGHQGGNVASNLAIEIIHQQVQQLTKVPSDHIEPSILLADLDNAAAIANDKISQRNDSENRQARQRMGTTLVMALPIGHEMYITHVGDSRAYWITRHGCYQVTLDDDVASREVRLGYALYRDAVQQGGAGSLVQALGMSPSHSLHPTSQRFILDEDAIFLLTSDGLSDFDRVEDFWETEILPILYGQDDIVQVADKLVELANVRNGHDNVTLALLHHQVKYREPESSLKAVIPDISSIPDASSVTKGLQPTLLEGGPNKKTKILPENQPSAIAKLPLNFIVPLVLVVLAGSLGYLMMRFQPLSGILPKITGEPTPTTTPVSERSLDNLAPGWVIQSKGEIPLNNQKILPGSFLQVIKVEPIPQPGTGDLLVHLRLCSLSTTNSLPTESVTTEERQIKLSQLKSFGVSVLPSNSVNPCESVSSPTSAPNNPISTEPDTR
- a CDS encoding CHAT domain-containing protein; its protein translation is MPSLNLAIARLINTGTDNFAIWVVKAPYPSGYVLHDCVWPDELTQVWQEWQQMFAGHSGLDISPGLKPQSVNPLPINLVSTASGQTAGYSSRLMQHLGINLWRWIFDGPILGSLERSRGIAMGGYTRLRFRLEIRDPDLIALPWEIMQSQPGQSAMSLSPDLLFSRTTSEVEPLPYLRTDQALKILLVLGHDQNLQLSKEATILEKILASSNSQGYAPCTVKTLLQPTPQELIQELETAAYNVFFYAGHGLPGPDGGLFLLHPGMTLNGIELAQVLTRSGLKLAVFNACWGAQPAAINHQAIPASSMAEVLIRHGVPAVLGMRDEIADEESHSFIQAFTEALRSRKPIDAAVAEARQELLTLYKFNQLPWTLPVLYLHPDFDGELIKSVDEGITELPDSVISNLNSPIPVACLRSLSSGGQTWKLQPGVTRIGRRKDNDIVIPEPSVSNRHAEILCRTTLTGTTTVRTYYLQDLSTYGTTWCLGANGWQQILREEVPLASGIQLKFGSSRGEIWQFVIEDS